The Rhizobium favelukesii DNA segment GATATCGCCAGCCCCATCGCGCTCCCCGTCTGTCGTCATTCAATTGCGAAACCGGTCGATAATGACGCTCAGTTCGGCACCGACCTTGATACCCAGCAGAGCCGATATCAGCGGAATGGCCCCGGCACTGAAGAGCGTCCCGAAATTACCGCGCGGCAGAATATGGCTGTCGAGAAAACCGCCGCCAAAGGCAATGCCGACAATGCCGATCGAGACATAGAAAACGCCTGCCAGCGATTCCGTGATGCTGAGGAAAGCATGATGGAGCGGCGCTGAGGGATAGGCGAGCATCAAGAGCATCACACCGGAGGCAACAACTGCGCCACCCTGGAATCCACCGCCAGCCGACAGGTGGCCGTTGATGATGACATACGCACCGAACAGGAAGATAACAGGAAGCACCACCTCTGCGCCGTTGCGCACCAGTTCGCTCGGCCCCTGTGTCACGCCAACAGGCTTGGAAAATGGCGTCTCATCCGCTTCACTTGCCAACAGCAGGCCGACGCTCGCTGCCACCATGAACAGCACTGCAACCTCTCCCAATGTGTCGAAGCCGCGAAAAGTGATCAGAATTCCGGTCACAACATTGGGGGCGCCAAGATCCGCCGGCACCTGCGTCAGATAATGCACCGCCAAGGCAGAGAGCGTCTGGCGTTCGCCATAGTCGCTGACAAGTCCAGCAAAGATGACGGCGAATGCCAGCACGGCGAGCAGGCTGAACGCGCGCCTCATAGCGAGCCCTCTTCGGCAGCATTGTCGTTTTCGTCGCGCAGAGCGTCGACGATCGTCGTTGCCGCCATCGGTGTGCGGATTGCATGCGCGGCCCGCGACAGCGCGTGTGACGACAACGGATTGGTCATGAGCACGAAATAGGCGATGATCAGCAGCTTCAACGACCAGTCGGGATGATAGATTCCGAGGCCGGCAAGAACGAGGATATTGCCGAGCGTCGAGGCCTTGGTGCCCGCCTGGATGCGCGTGAAGACATCGGGCATGCGCAACAGACCGACCCCCGCAGAGAAGAGGAAAAACGCACCAACGAGGATAACGAGGCTGCCAACCAGATCACTCATCGACAGGTCCTTCACCTCTGGTCTTGCGTATCGCATAAAGGAAGATCAGCGTTGCAAGACCCGACCCGATCGCAGCCTCGGCCATGGCGACGTCAGGCGCAGCCAACAGCACATAGGACGCCGCCGCAAACAGGCTTGCCAGTCCGGCGCTGACCATCGCTGCCATGAGATTGCTGAGCACGACGGCCAGCACTCCGCTCACCAGAATGCTGCCGCATACCAACAGGATCAGCATCTCCAGCATCTGGCTACGGCCCCTTTTCCAGAAAGCGGGCAATGGCAAGGACAGCCAGAAAGCTCAGGAGACCGTAGACAAGAGCAACGTCGATATAGACGAAGCGCCCGGATATGTGGGCGTAAAGCGCGATCAGCGCGATCGTGACGACCGTCAGCATATCGATGGCCACCACCCGATCGATCGCCGTGCGGCCGATGATCAGCCGCAGCACGCCGAAGACGATGCTGAAGAAGATCAAGACGACGGAGATCTGCAGGATGATCTCAGCCAAACACCACCCCCAAGTGCCTTTCGAAAGGCCCGATGATCATTCGCGTCGCGCCTTCCGGATCGGTCGTCTTGACGTCGAGCCAATGAATGAAGAGTGCATCGCCTCTGAGATCCATCACCAGCGAGCCCGGCGTGAGCGCGATCGAATTTGCGAGCGCCAGCCGTCCGATCGGCGACTTGAGCGACGTCCTGACCTTGACGATCCCCGGACGAATGTCGATGCGTGGCGCGTAGACATAGCCAAGCATGTTGACGTTCGCCTTTACCAATTCGACCAAGAAAACGCCGGTATAGGCAATGAAATGAAAGATCTTGCTCGGCGTCACTTTGATCCGCCAGACATCGCCACGACGCATGAAAATCACCGCCACGACCAACGATACCAGCGCGCCGACGCCCATGATCGCCGGTTCTACCGATGAATTGATCACCAGCCAGACGACGAACAGCAAGCTCCAGAGGAGGATCAGGCCCTGTGGCAATCCCGATGCGCGTGACTGCGGTGTTGCGTGGTCTTCTGGCATCGTACAGGCTTTCGACGGGTTATGATGGTGTAATAGCGCGCAGTCCCCGCAGGCCAACTTCCTTCATGCATGCCCCCTGCAGGGCCCGATTTGTATCCGGCCTTTTCACCGGTCGCATGGGCCGTGAGGCGTCCTGGCGACACTTTAGCATCGCCTATGTCGGGCTGTGATCGGCACTGAATCCAGAAACTATGCTTGTGGTCCGATATGCCGCCCGATCAGCGCGCATTTTTGCGACACCTCTTGACCAACACTCAAAAACGGCGAAATCAATGACGCGACGGTCAGTCAGGCGGCTGGAAAAATGCCGCCCC contains these protein-coding regions:
- the mbhE gene encoding hydrogen gas-evolving membrane-bound hydrogenase subunit E, with amino-acid sequence MRRAFSLLAVLAFAVIFAGLVSDYGERQTLSALAVHYLTQVPADLGAPNVVTGILITFRGFDTLGEVAVLFMVAASVGLLLASEADETPFSKPVGVTQGPSELVRNGAEVVLPVIFLFGAYVIINGHLSAGGGFQGGAVVASGVMLLMLAYPSAPLHHAFLSITESLAGVFYVSIGIVGIAFGGGFLDSHILPRGNFGTLFSAGAIPLISALLGIKVGAELSVIIDRFRN
- the mnhG gene encoding monovalent cation/H(+) antiporter subunit G: MSDLVGSLVILVGAFFLFSAGVGLLRMPDVFTRIQAGTKASTLGNILVLAGLGIYHPDWSLKLLIIAYFVLMTNPLSSHALSRAAHAIRTPMAATTIVDALRDENDNAAEEGSL
- a CDS encoding hydrogenase subunit MbhD domain-containing protein; protein product: MLEMLILLVCGSILVSGVLAVVLSNLMAAMVSAGLASLFAAASYVLLAAPDVAMAEAAIGSGLATLIFLYAIRKTRGEGPVDE
- a CDS encoding monovalent cation/H+ antiporter complex subunit F, encoding MAEIILQISVVLIFFSIVFGVLRLIIGRTAIDRVVAIDMLTVVTIALIALYAHISGRFVYIDVALVYGLLSFLAVLAIARFLEKGP
- a CDS encoding Na+/H+ antiporter subunit E — its product is MPEDHATPQSRASGLPQGLILLWSLLFVVWLVINSSVEPAIMGVGALVSLVVAVIFMRRGDVWRIKVTPSKIFHFIAYTGVFLVELVKANVNMLGYVYAPRIDIRPGIVKVRTSLKSPIGRLALANSIALTPGSLVMDLRGDALFIHWLDVKTTDPEGATRMIIGPFERHLGVVFG